One region of Streptococcus parasanguinis genomic DNA includes:
- the metG gene encoding methionine--tRNA ligase produces MTKSFYITTPIYYPSGKLHIGSAYTTIACDVLARYKRMMNYDVFYLTGLDEHGQKIQQKAEEAGITPQAYVDGMAVGVKELWQLLDISYDKFIRTTDDYHEKVVAQVFERLLAQDDIYLGEYSGWYSVSDEEFFTESQLAEVYRDENGKVIGGVAPSGHEVEWVSEESYFLRLSKYQDRLVEFFKSQPDFITPDGRLNEMLKNFIEPGLEDLAVSRTTFTWGVPVPSNPKHVVYVWIDALLNYVTALGYGQEDHENFDKFWNETVFHMVGKDILRFHSIYWPILLMMLDIKLPDRLIAHGWFVMKDGKMSKSKGNVIYPEMLVERFGLDPLRYYLMRSLPVGSDGTFTPEDYVARINYELANDLGNLLNRTVAMINKYFGGQVPAYVENVTAFDADLAKVVEENIAEYHKQMNAVDYPRALEAVWNIISRTNKYIDETAPWVLAKEDGDKEQLAAVMAHLAASLRVVAHLIQPFMMNTSNAIMEQLGLGLDFDLENLTLAGFPENVTVVAKGTPIFPRLDMEEEIAYIQSQMTAGKPQEKEWIPEEVELKSEKDEIKFEDFDKVEIRVAEVKEVERVEGSDKLLRFRLDAGDGEDRQILSGIAKFYPNEQELVGKKLQIVANLKPRKMMKKYVSQGMILSAEHGDQLTVLTVDPSVPNGSIIG; encoded by the coding sequence ATGACAAAATCATTCTACATCACAACCCCTATCTATTACCCATCTGGTAAACTGCATATTGGTTCAGCTTATACAACGATCGCCTGTGACGTCTTGGCGCGTTACAAACGTATGATGAACTACGATGTGTTCTACCTGACTGGTCTCGATGAGCACGGTCAAAAGATCCAGCAAAAAGCAGAAGAAGCTGGCATTACACCGCAAGCTTATGTAGATGGGATGGCCGTTGGAGTGAAAGAACTCTGGCAATTGCTCGATATCTCATACGATAAATTCATCCGTACAACAGACGACTACCATGAAAAAGTAGTGGCTCAGGTCTTTGAACGCTTGCTTGCGCAAGACGACATCTACCTGGGTGAGTACTCTGGTTGGTATTCAGTCTCTGATGAAGAGTTCTTTACAGAAAGCCAATTGGCTGAGGTATACCGTGATGAGAATGGCAAGGTTATCGGTGGGGTAGCCCCATCAGGCCACGAAGTAGAATGGGTTTCTGAAGAATCTTACTTCCTTCGCCTCAGTAAATACCAAGACCGTTTGGTGGAATTTTTCAAATCCCAACCTGATTTCATCACGCCAGATGGTCGTCTTAATGAAATGTTGAAAAACTTCATCGAGCCAGGTTTGGAAGATTTGGCGGTATCTCGGACAACCTTTACTTGGGGAGTTCCAGTTCCATCTAATCCAAAACACGTGGTCTATGTATGGATCGATGCCCTTCTTAACTATGTGACAGCTCTTGGTTACGGTCAAGAAGATCATGAAAACTTTGATAAGTTCTGGAACGAAACCGTCTTCCACATGGTCGGAAAAGACATCCTTCGTTTCCACTCCATCTACTGGCCAATCCTTCTCATGATGTTGGATATCAAATTGCCAGACCGTTTGATTGCTCATGGTTGGTTTGTCATGAAAGATGGCAAGATGTCTAAGTCTAAAGGGAATGTCATCTACCCAGAAATGTTGGTGGAGCGCTTCGGCTTGGATCCACTTCGTTACTACCTCATGCGTAGCCTTCCAGTTGGTTCTGATGGTACCTTCACACCAGAAGACTACGTGGCTCGCATCAACTATGAATTGGCCAATGACCTTGGAAACCTCCTCAACCGGACGGTAGCCATGATCAATAAATACTTTGGTGGTCAAGTTCCAGCTTATGTCGAAAATGTCACTGCATTTGATGCAGATTTGGCTAAGGTAGTTGAAGAAAACATCGCTGAATACCACAAGCAAATGAACGCGGTTGATTACCCACGCGCTTTGGAAGCCGTATGGAACATCATCTCTCGGACCAACAAGTACATCGATGAGACTGCTCCTTGGGTCCTCGCTAAAGAAGATGGGGACAAGGAACAATTGGCAGCGGTCATGGCTCACTTAGCGGCTAGCCTTCGTGTTGTGGCTCACTTGATCCAACCATTCATGATGAACACCTCAAATGCCATCATGGAACAACTTGGCTTGGGCTTGGACTTCGATCTTGAAAACTTGACCCTAGCAGGCTTCCCTGAAAATGTCACAGTGGTTGCCAAAGGAACTCCAATCTTCCCACGTCTCGACATGGAAGAAGAAATTGCCTACATCCAATCTCAAATGACTGCTGGAAAACCACAAGAAAAAGAATGGATTCCAGAAGAAGTGGAACTCAAGTCTGAAAAAGACGAGATCAAATTTGAAGACTTTGACAAGGTTGAAATCCGTGTAGCAGAAGTCAAAGAAGTGGAACGCGTCGAAGGATCAGACAAACTGCTTCGCTTCCGCCTAGACGCAGGAGATGGCGAAGACCGTCAAATCCTCTCTGGTATCGCGAAATTCTATCCAAATGAACAAGAATTGGTCGGCAAGAAACTTCAAATCGTGGCCAACCTCAAACCACGTAAGATGATGAAAAAATACGTCAGCCAAGGTATGATTCTTTCCGCAGAACACGGAGATCAATTAACGGTCCTAACCGTTGATCCATCTGTTCCAAATGGAAGCATTATCGGCTAA
- a CDS encoding helix-turn-helix domain-containing protein yields the protein MIIVNLDVMLAKRKMKSNELADKIGITTANLSILKTGKAKAIRFTTLEAICKELDCQPGDILEYRPDE from the coding sequence ATGATTATCGTCAATCTAGATGTCATGCTGGCCAAGCGGAAAATGAAATCCAATGAGCTAGCCGACAAAATCGGCATCACCACAGCTAACCTCTCCATCCTCAAAACCGGCAAGGCCAAAGCCATCCGCTTCACCACCCTTGAAGCCATTTGCAAAGAACTCGACTGCCAGCCAGGAGATATCTTGGAATACCGGCCAGATGAATAG
- a CDS encoding DUF2975 domain-containing protein, whose amino-acid sequence MKNSKTLKNVIEVLTAFIYFCGFMTVAALVVHLLSRIGLFKDLIQSGRLSFDANGIQLFPKHPQPLWQLLFPLASSAIYIYLLITIRSFLQNLYQEKIFSHSNIDLCNRAWKILLVLSFMSGTLETSGNAYLLPFTFQFTFNTGLLLAVPIVWVSGKILERGIEIAEENELTI is encoded by the coding sequence ATGAAAAACTCGAAAACCTTAAAAAATGTCATTGAAGTCTTAACGGCTTTCATTTACTTCTGTGGCTTTATGACCGTGGCTGCATTGGTCGTCCATCTGCTTTCCCGCATAGGCCTTTTCAAAGATCTCATTCAATCAGGTCGCTTGTCCTTTGATGCGAATGGCATCCAGCTCTTCCCCAAACATCCGCAACCTCTCTGGCAGTTGCTTTTCCCACTAGCCTCAAGCGCTATCTATATTTACCTTCTCATCACCATTCGCAGCTTCCTCCAAAATCTCTACCAAGAAAAGATCTTTTCTCACTCCAACATTGATCTTTGCAACCGAGCTTGGAAGATTCTCTTGGTCTTGTCCTTTATGTCTGGCACACTTGAAACCAGTGGAAATGCTTATCTCCTCCCCTTCACTTTCCAATTTACCTTTAACACAGGGCTTCTCCTTGCCGTTCCAATCGTCTGGGTCTCTGGCAAGATTTTAGAGAGAGGTATTGAGATTGCTGAAGAAAATGAGCTAACCATTTAA
- a CDS encoding DUF6287 domain-containing protein produces MNLKWKKKYLGPILGLVGAVVLIGGVYLYSSSNIQPDHQKEFKQTSKKVTKPKEKAIDLSGDYVSNERDEAKIEKKGKAWKIDYQTADGKVSAEFSTDWKVEGSNKVSTGKMKKSDGNTDFTVTVRVFKYKTDKKPLITVTMSDKNPDHEMVFANREDFFKSTDPNDVVLDGNLSPFEGAYSNDTYEKEIADSGFKLYGYTPEEYYQNKTNAFPSIVNGETGWTFWSGGTRASYLFNKEKEPKKRKGYYEVYFTGANATAIQGQEQTLYLIPAGVTGPDGVASQERRILFGDVAYRDYHLEWWKAYPQPKKEKDLDIAAINGGDFSSLAGTWRNGKGAEIVIQADGKVKGQGSLKAVADSDKKSKIPYVELKMGETGAAIGLLKIGFQNPDGDQSDTSKPRLVVTQSAGNYPADQYFYRQ; encoded by the coding sequence ATGAATCTTAAGTGGAAGAAAAAATACCTGGGGCCGATTTTGGGGCTTGTCGGAGCAGTTGTTCTGATCGGAGGAGTTTATCTCTACTCTAGCTCCAACATCCAACCAGACCATCAAAAGGAATTTAAGCAGACCAGCAAGAAGGTCACCAAGCCAAAGGAAAAAGCTATTGACTTGAGTGGTGACTATGTCTCTAATGAACGGGATGAAGCCAAAATCGAGAAAAAGGGCAAGGCCTGGAAGATCGATTACCAAACGGCTGACGGCAAGGTATCCGCTGAATTTAGTACGGATTGGAAGGTCGAAGGGTCTAACAAAGTTTCGACAGGCAAGATGAAAAAGTCCGATGGCAATACAGACTTTACAGTCACTGTTCGTGTCTTCAAATACAAGACAGACAAGAAACCTTTGATTACGGTCACCATGTCTGATAAAAATCCTGACCACGAGATGGTTTTTGCCAATCGGGAGGATTTTTTTAAATCGACAGATCCAAATGATGTCGTCCTTGATGGCAATCTCTCACCGTTTGAAGGTGCTTATTCCAATGATACCTATGAAAAGGAAATCGCAGATTCTGGTTTTAAACTTTATGGCTATACTCCAGAAGAGTATTACCAAAACAAGACCAATGCCTTTCCAAGTATTGTAAATGGGGAGACTGGCTGGACTTTCTGGAGTGGAGGCACTCGGGCGAGTTACTTGTTCAATAAAGAAAAAGAGCCTAAGAAGCGAAAAGGCTATTATGAAGTTTATTTCACTGGGGCCAATGCGACTGCGATCCAAGGGCAAGAGCAAACCTTGTACTTGATCCCAGCGGGTGTGACAGGTCCTGATGGAGTAGCTTCCCAAGAACGTCGGATTCTCTTTGGGGACGTGGCCTACCGTGATTACCATCTAGAGTGGTGGAAAGCCTACCCGCAACCGAAAAAAGAGAAAGACTTGGATATTGCGGCCATTAACGGAGGCGACTTCTCTAGCTTAGCTGGAACCTGGCGCAATGGCAAGGGTGCTGAGATCGTCATCCAAGCAGATGGGAAAGTCAAGGGCCAAGGCAGCCTCAAGGCCGTTGCGGACTCAGATAAGAAGAGCAAGATCCCTTATGTTGAACTGAAGATGGGTGAGACCGGTGCGGCGATTGGACTGCTGAAAATTGGCTTCCAAAATCCAGATGGAGATCAGTCTGACACCAGTAAGCCACGTCTGGTGGTGACTCAATCTGCAGGAAACTACCCAGCTGATCAATATTTCTACCGTCAATAA
- a CDS encoding metal ABC transporter solute-binding protein, Zn/Mn family, which yields MKRRKMKVLGLLFLGFFLLAACASQGNAGKPPSKKGLKIVTSFYPIYALVKEISGDQNDIWMVQSGAGIHDYEPSTKEVAQIYDADVFVYHSQTLESWAGRLDPNLQGSKLQVIEGSQGMTLDKVAGLEDVEAGQGKEAKQLYDPHTWLDPAKIAEEGKIIAQRLGEIDPKNKELYQANAQKLEKRCEELVARYQPVFDKAKQKTFVTQHTAFSYLAKRFGLKQLGIAGISPEQEPTARQLAEIQQFVKDYKVKTIFVEKHTSSKVADSIAKATGARVKVLDPLEADPQNDKDLLENLEENMATLAKELEE from the coding sequence ATGAAAAGGAGAAAAATGAAGGTGCTGGGACTCTTGTTCCTCGGTTTCTTTCTGCTTGCAGCTTGTGCTAGTCAAGGAAATGCAGGCAAGCCCCCTTCTAAAAAAGGTCTCAAAATTGTCACGAGTTTTTATCCCATCTATGCTCTGGTTAAGGAAATCTCTGGGGATCAAAATGACATCTGGATGGTTCAGTCCGGTGCAGGGATCCATGATTACGAGCCCTCAACCAAGGAAGTGGCCCAAATCTATGATGCGGATGTATTTGTCTATCATTCTCAGACCCTGGAATCATGGGCTGGTCGCTTAGATCCTAATCTACAAGGTTCCAAGTTACAGGTGATCGAAGGGAGTCAAGGAATGACCCTTGATAAGGTGGCTGGATTAGAGGATGTTGAGGCTGGTCAGGGAAAAGAAGCCAAGCAACTGTATGACCCGCATACCTGGTTGGACCCTGCGAAAATTGCAGAGGAAGGAAAGATTATCGCCCAGCGCTTGGGAGAGATCGATCCAAAGAACAAGGAGCTCTATCAGGCCAATGCCCAAAAGCTTGAAAAGCGCTGTGAGGAACTAGTAGCTCGCTACCAGCCTGTCTTTGACAAGGCCAAGCAAAAGACTTTTGTGACCCAGCATACGGCCTTTTCTTATCTGGCCAAACGCTTTGGTCTCAAGCAATTAGGGATTGCAGGGATTTCTCCAGAGCAAGAACCGACCGCTCGGCAATTGGCCGAGATCCAGCAGTTTGTCAAAGACTACAAGGTGAAAACGATCTTTGTGGAAAAGCACACGTCGTCAAAGGTGGCAGATAGTATCGCCAAGGCAACAGGGGCGCGTGTTAAGGTTCTGGATCCACTGGAAGCTGATCCACAAAATGATAAGGATCTATTAGAAAATTTAGAAGAAAATATGGCGACTTTAGCCAAGGAATTAGAGGAGTAA
- a CDS encoding pneumococcal-type histidine triad protein gives MKKKGTIGIVATLGLGLCAYALSQQPQVKEEKKNQIQYLQADKKSSSSASSKKEDSIEAVNAKEKTQAEQIVIKITDEGFVTSHGDHFHYYSGKVPFDAIFSEELILRDPTYQLQEADIVSKVKDGYIIKRAGKYYLYLKDAQHTVNVRSIEEIAQQQNGGAKEEGETGSVQASSSHKAGKTRDFRQPSQALKEGKTLEMLTAKNHTAGGYRTDDGYVFSPGDVISDTGDGFIVPHGGHFHYIPKSALSAGELAAALSVLGGQAGHQAGNSRLAGASTEQGQGTPDQASPSIGKQESNQPSAGPTNTQTTPTTSKPTASKPSPTLTNLIEELQKAPLSSRHVESDGSVFDPSKITKWTDQGIVYPHGDHFHFIPYSSLSPLERELARQFQLLRTQGSSSPTEVSPSLPSNPSTKPIDHEHDHEHGDSHDHKEEHDHGFHADKVISKDEEGYMVAHGNHAHYFYKKDLSPQEIAAAEATLAGKKEEDKGQPLTDDVATYSRDASDEEKIQYISKTYGVPREAIKISKGFFVFNNPDQEYDPTHIHPYAVRKEHVRIPLETGNPELDFINELYATALRSGISPYSLQIENGQFVIPHGDHNHYIKVRSAGLADYLAHRLPTIQSPYKKGDLDKKAVEEKVNQLLVESRSLYASDPLQQRRIELILGHFLENVKSFPSNSTEGYLASLKQVDAQYIHATQAVKPKEETALDRRYQELLEQVRLLDTEAFQLKKEELVSQLQEAYAAKDSKRLEQEGKLLEAVQEMQDRTGVTSVDYLKYFYQSLSDERLTPELRTKAADLALKLYRAQAFEEAWDSKSHFMELYQTKQAIDQLFSQEKGQTYPIEKTVLDQKGSQTPSYNVAVYDFLKGLYGELDKATEARQQNKILTALLEQIQSLLPQVENQDKRTAFEAGLTQLGKESDPNKAIRSGEALLREISDTIEKQKQKQTEEPQIGDVALYQQLYNQLMALHQQLQDKGASDAVFDRLEALFDQLANPKSDKAALLQAIQAFQAELAATPSASEVTKPATTVETPVATETPVEKEAAASEGSKPATTETETEPASAAVTEASTPDAPSPQNQ, from the coding sequence ATGAAGAAAAAGGGAACGATTGGAATTGTAGCGACTTTGGGGCTAGGACTCTGTGCCTATGCGCTCAGTCAGCAACCACAAGTCAAGGAAGAGAAAAAGAATCAGATTCAGTATTTGCAAGCGGACAAGAAATCGTCATCGTCTGCCTCCAGTAAAAAGGAAGACAGCATCGAAGCGGTCAATGCCAAGGAAAAGACCCAGGCAGAGCAGATTGTCATTAAGATTACAGATGAAGGCTTTGTCACTTCTCATGGGGATCATTTTCATTACTACAGCGGCAAGGTTCCATTTGATGCCATCTTTAGTGAAGAGTTGATTTTGCGGGATCCAACTTACCAGCTGCAAGAAGCGGATATCGTGAGCAAGGTCAAGGATGGCTATATTATCAAACGCGCTGGGAAATACTATCTCTACTTAAAGGATGCCCAACATACAGTCAATGTGCGCTCGATCGAAGAGATCGCTCAACAGCAAAATGGAGGCGCAAAAGAAGAAGGGGAGACGGGATCGGTGCAAGCGAGCTCCTCGCACAAGGCAGGCAAGACCCGTGATTTCCGTCAACCGAGTCAAGCGCTGAAAGAAGGAAAGACTCTTGAGATGCTGACGGCTAAGAACCATACAGCTGGTGGCTACCGTACGGACGATGGTTATGTCTTTAGCCCTGGAGATGTCATTTCAGATACAGGGGACGGCTTTATTGTACCCCATGGCGGCCATTTCCATTATATTCCAAAGAGTGCCTTATCTGCTGGAGAGTTAGCAGCAGCCCTCTCTGTCTTAGGTGGTCAAGCTGGCCATCAGGCTGGAAACTCACGCCTAGCTGGAGCAAGTACAGAACAAGGGCAAGGAACTCCAGATCAAGCCTCTCCAAGCATAGGGAAACAAGAGAGCAACCAGCCGTCAGCCGGTCCAACCAATACACAGACAACCCCAACGACGTCTAAACCGACTGCCTCCAAACCGAGTCCAACCCTGACCAACTTGATCGAAGAATTGCAGAAAGCCCCGTTGTCTTCTCGTCATGTGGAGTCTGATGGTTCTGTCTTTGATCCAAGTAAGATTACCAAGTGGACCGATCAAGGGATTGTCTACCCTCATGGGGATCATTTCCACTTTATCCCTTACAGCTCCCTATCGCCTTTAGAGCGTGAGTTGGCACGGCAATTCCAATTGCTTCGTACTCAAGGATCTAGTAGTCCAACAGAAGTAAGTCCAAGCTTGCCTTCAAATCCAAGCACAAAACCAATTGACCATGAGCATGATCATGAGCATGGCGACAGTCACGATCACAAAGAGGAGCACGATCATGGCTTCCACGCTGACAAGGTCATCAGCAAGGACGAGGAAGGCTATATGGTCGCTCATGGCAACCATGCCCATTATTTCTATAAAAAGGACCTCTCTCCTCAAGAGATTGCAGCAGCAGAGGCAACTCTAGCTGGTAAGAAAGAAGAGGACAAGGGTCAGCCCCTGACAGATGACGTTGCGACCTATTCTCGTGATGCCTCAGATGAGGAAAAGATCCAGTACATCAGCAAGACCTACGGTGTCCCTCGCGAGGCCATAAAGATTTCCAAGGGTTTCTTTGTCTTTAACAATCCAGACCAAGAATACGATCCGACCCACATCCATCCTTATGCTGTTCGTAAGGAACATGTCCGGATCCCACTCGAAACTGGCAATCCTGAACTAGACTTTATCAATGAACTCTATGCAACAGCGCTTCGTTCGGGGATTTCTCCTTATAGCCTCCAGATTGAAAATGGCCAGTTTGTCATCCCGCATGGCGATCATAACCACTACATCAAGGTGCGCTCAGCAGGTCTAGCAGACTACTTAGCCCATCGCCTTCCTACCATCCAATCGCCTTATAAAAAAGGAGACTTGGACAAAAAAGCAGTAGAAGAAAAGGTCAACCAACTCTTAGTAGAAAGCCGCAGCCTCTATGCTTCTGATCCATTGCAACAAAGACGGATTGAGCTCATCTTGGGTCACTTCTTGGAAAATGTCAAGAGTTTCCCAAGTAACTCAACAGAGGGCTATCTTGCAAGTCTCAAACAGGTTGATGCGCAGTACATTCATGCGACTCAAGCGGTCAAGCCAAAAGAAGAGACAGCCTTGGATCGTCGTTACCAAGAATTGCTGGAACAAGTGCGCTTGCTAGACACAGAAGCCTTCCAATTGAAGAAGGAAGAGTTGGTCTCTCAACTGCAGGAAGCTTATGCTGCCAAGGACAGCAAGCGTTTAGAGCAGGAAGGGAAGCTATTAGAAGCTGTTCAGGAGATGCAAGATCGGACGGGTGTGACCTCGGTCGACTATCTTAAGTATTTCTATCAAAGCTTGAGCGATGAGCGCTTGACACCAGAACTCCGCACCAAGGCAGCAGATCTAGCCTTGAAGCTCTACCGAGCTCAAGCCTTTGAAGAAGCTTGGGATTCCAAGTCTCACTTTATGGAACTCTACCAAACCAAGCAAGCTATTGACCAGCTCTTCTCCCAAGAAAAAGGCCAAACCTATCCTATTGAAAAAACAGTTTTGGATCAAAAAGGAAGTCAAACCCCATCCTACAACGTAGCGGTTTATGATTTCCTCAAAGGCTTGTATGGAGAGTTGGATAAGGCAACAGAAGCCCGTCAACAGAACAAGATTTTGACAGCTCTCTTAGAGCAAATCCAGTCGCTCTTGCCACAGGTCGAAAACCAAGACAAACGAACGGCTTTTGAAGCAGGCTTGACTCAACTTGGAAAAGAATCTGATCCAAACAAGGCTATTAGAAGTGGGGAAGCACTTCTACGCGAAATCAGCGATACTATTGAAAAGCAAAAACAAAAGCAAACCGAAGAGCCTCAGATTGGGGATGTCGCACTTTATCAACAGCTCTATAATCAATTGATGGCTCTTCACCAACAATTGCAGGACAAGGGAGCTAGTGATGCTGTGTTTGATCGCTTAGAAGCTCTCTTTGACCAATTGGCTAATCCAAAGAGTGATAAAGCAGCCTTACTGCAGGCCATCCAAGCCTTTCAGGCAGAGTTGGCAGCAACGCCATCTGCAAGCGAAGTGACCAAACCAGCTACCACGGTTGAAACGCCTGTCGCTACAGAAACTCCGGTGGAAAAAGAAGCAGCAGCTTCAGAAGGAAGCAAGCCTGCCACAACTGAGACAGAAACCGAGCCTGCAAGCGCAGCTGTAACAGAAGCAAGCACGCCAGATGCTCCATCTCCTCAGAACCAATAG